The Rhopalosiphum maidis isolate BTI-1 chromosome 4, ASM367621v3, whole genome shotgun sequence region GTCCCGCGCCAAAAAGAGCAGGGCTTATAAAGAGCGTATTCGAATTTTCGTTACAACAAAATTTCcattacaatgaaaaaaattaggtCTCCTTAAGTTTGTTGTAACGgatttttactgtattattatcgaaaaaaaagGAAAGTATACCACATTGTCTTGCTTATGTTGatagttttgatttatatattatagttgtggATTCATCATTAGAAgtacattaatacaattaacatGAAATTTTTGTTCTCTATTACTAGGGTGAAGTCagaaagttattttttcagttaaaaacCATGTAGATATTTGTAGAAAGCTACAAATTGAATTTGACAACTTTAATTTGCAAACAATACTTGAAAGTTCGTCTTCATTATGTGACCAAGTTGAAAATAAGTACAGATGTTAGTGAACATCGtttatttaccaaataattataataataatagttatgtgGCTTGGTATGGTGCGATCGTACACTCAACTGCGAAAACGCACTGGGTGTACGTATCGGCCGGTGTTGCTAGCTCCCGGGATGGGTGAACACTCGGAATTTTAGTGACAAATCCTTGCCACACATACAAAAAACGTGTTTCAACCTACTACCGTTCCTCTCctctaaaaatgaatataaaccATCCAATGGCCTTTGTTGCCGcggattaattaataattaataaaaaaaaaaaaaaaaaaaaaaaaaaataataatctattataataatttttttaaaacaactggATTTGTGAAAAATGAACATTGCATGTACTTTATaagatattgtttttagtttaactGTTTTctcatagttttaaattattttacgattCCAGCTAGTCTTCtttagcattattataatataagattgtaaaacattttaaactgttgttataattataaaatatttaaggtttttttttgaaatggttTATAGTATGGACATATTAAGGTGAATTCatgttttaagtttaagtCTCTTGTGACTTGTGATTTTCTGAGTTagtgattttcaataaaacggGGACCATGTTGAAGGACGTTGATATAATCTGAAATTAATTGCATTTAGTTAGGTATTTTGTACAAACTGTATAATTgtcattactataattatttgaaaataaatctaaattaatacattagcGAATAGTTGtaagttgataattttttttggcgAAGCTTTTATCACCATTTGATTCGCATCATTCATTcgcattgtaaataataacaacttcTTGAATTTTAAATCCATCTTCGTCCAATTACAAGAGTATATGCTAAAGTTGACTAATTCTctctgtataaaaattaattattattaatctaaatgcgctaatatcaattttataatagtttttatacttgtatgtttatattttcaaatagataacaataaatgaataacctTGAGGCAATAAAGGCAACTGTTGAGCCGATTTTGATTAAGTTTAGGGCGGTATCCAATCCCGGTGTCAGGCAGGcctattttagttaaatataataaaactaatggttaaataatatatgtactatcTTTTAAAAAGGTACTTTTCATTTGTACTTAAATagagataaaaaaacattaacttaaaaagtatttaagcacaaatatttatctaaatatatttgttttaacttaGTGATCAATACTTTTCCTCTAATATTTTTGCTTAAAATTCCACCAATGAGACCACAGACtcatttttactgtatatacagtaaaatccGCTTATTTGGGACATCGCATAAAGGGGACAACTTGGCATAGTCCCGAACGGATGTATAAGtttaatgcaatttaaattcGCTAATCCGGGACAAACCATCGGTTATAagggataaaaataaaagcgtTTAACTCTTTAATTTAAGAATGTAAatcaattaatgtataataaatatctatgataaaataatcaaaataataataataaataataataaatattattatatatatataatataataatatataatattattatatattattattattattattattattattatttttttttttattattattaattatttaataataattaatgtacgatataataatactaaatagtaaatatgtatatataatgttaaactgctaataataataataatatttattttttaaataaagtatgaattaagtgtgtatgtatgtatttttttaaataaagttattatgtatgtatatgcaCTTTAATAGTTAACTTTTAAACTAACGTCAataaaaagtttgaatttattatctataaaaaaagttcaatTGGATTAACTTTATGAGTagctaatgaaataatataaacgaagAATTCGATGGAGTTAATCTtgattcaacattttttgaaaattaagagttaagacataataaaagtattgcaACATTACTTCGAAAAATGACGACGTATTTTAGTAGCTGAGTAACAGCTACTAAAAAGTCTATAAGTAGAGATCAATTCAAATGTCTCACTGATTAAAACTTCTTTTATAGTTTTCTATTTACCAAATCCAAATgataacaaattgaaaaaatatatttttatcacaactataaatcataatccaataatatatgttattataattagcttTACAATTGGCTCACTggcttgtataaaatattttcatttcatcaACGATATATTCTACTTTATCAAAAACATgcattacttaattaatattattgtataaatttaaataagaaacataccAAAATGAATAAGTACGTCAAGAATAAGAAATAGAATGAATCCGTTGCAACGCAAAATAGAATTGTTGGTttcataatagaataaaataattttattttcctgaaaaaatttagtatatatatgatacatctcttatttgaattattttttaagcacattttttgaataaaatatttttttcattataatttcagtattttttttttcaatggcataaattttaaatttcatactccttacctaaatattttgttgtcagTTTTTctattacatacaaatatgatCTCTTAGAAAAGGTttgttaaaatgatttatagtcAAGATGAGAGAGTGAAGTGGCGGGAATACCTTACACAATTTTGGCCCAGTTCTTGATTCATGGaaacgttaaataatttaaaatatataactattagataatcttttgaaattttaatatttattaataaaaaaaaatattttactttggaaaaccaaattattaatagattttgttataaaaaaaatgataaaagtagtataaaatataatatatttcataactgttgtttaataatgaattaaaattataaaaaaaaaatatatttcaaaaataaatttacaaatctaCTTTTGGGGGTTATGAgtgttaattgtttaaaaaataaccctacatgtatgtataaatttgttcaaatttgTTTGAATTGAACAAGATTTTTGcaagtaaattttatataccttatGGATAAAGTTatccatgttttttttttaagaaatacttacaaattaaGTTGTAGTTGGTCACGtagaattgattttaattctttataataGTCTGCACCTAAAAGCattatagaattaattaactaatacaaTTGTCATGAAATTTCGActttaataaatgtgtattctatcaaaatattaacttatgtagatgttattttttttatatactaggtaaaaatatgtacttgtTTCACTTGAACATTAAAGTAaaagtatagataatattattataattaataatacgttaaaattCATGGGTGGATATAGTTGGAAGAAGAaagaaactttaaatatataaatgatctataagttataatccGCTATGATCATTAAAAAAAGGGTTGTTCTCAATCGTATTGGCTTTTTGGATTAGCGGTAAGGCCTTTGTTAATTTTGAGTGTTCTCGATAACTACTGTATCGCGATTTATAGTATCATAAAATTTGCTCCAACGacctattttcaatttattctatACCTATAACTTAGTATAGGttcctactttttttaaatgctcgTAGCGATAGTGATTATTCATATGTATGGTTATGCCATCAAACGGTTGAGAATTATTACtagtcaaaattgaaaaagaaattatcACTAATTCAAAAAACCAATACTATTGAGAATGAGTTTATATGTGCAACGTTgcaatatcatttattttgctATTGAAAATTCAGCTCGTCGTATTTAGTTTGACATAAATTTGGAatcaatattagtaattataacttaaaacaatcataaacaaaatatcaaacaaatatttacctataataaatatttaactagttATCTATGTTGTATGTATCAGTTATAGCGAAATAGCGTAAGTTGACatacttcaattattttgataaattactttaatttttatttttcacaaataaCATATATCGATATAATGTTtggtatattcaattttattaagtcTGCTTTATATAGTTCAATGACAACAAATTGTACAAcgttggaaaaaaattatataattaataactataactaataaatgttaaatactatagtgctatattaatgttttttacgtttataatgcttaaataaatcaaatatcttACTTATTTGAAGTTTATCTTCGTATCCAATTTTGTTGAACGCAATAATTAGTACATTTAGTTGGGAAATTATAGCTGAACAGAGTGAAATTAATAAGAAGTCGAACATTATCAAAACGTACATTGCTAATAATCctatttttgtttctattaagtaaaatattacgataaattgattatacgtTTTTGTGGTTACGTTAAAACACAAATTCATAACGTTCTTGGCACGAATATTTGAGTTTTCTAAATTTGCTATTTCATTAAACACTAATGGAAAAATAAACCATTGTATGACAATCACGAACGAAAAAATTAAgaagtaatttgtaaattttatagttttatcacGATGTTTGTACAGTACTTCGCCATctttagaacattttttagtcgttaaaaaattcaattgcataattttaaatagatctAAAAATCTGTCTCTGTCATTGAAGCATTTGAATAACTTCCAACACGATATATAAACGTGAGAACTTGtgaagaaaattaaaacatagtcAATGTTGCTAATAGGGTTGCACTTAGTAAAAAATGATGTAGAAATTccgtaaaattgaatacatatgCTAATCACagcatacaaaatacaaaaatgctGGTGAATGTTCCATCCAAAAATCTTTATTCCTTCACTAGAATCAAATATTTGGTAGAATTGAAGTTGCCTTAATAGTTTCAAATTGATTATAACATCTTGTCCATTAAATTTATCCATCGCATGTGATTTaattgaactaaaaaaaaaaaagagtaaagttttatgagaaattattggtatttacTACACCTTACTAAATAGATACTagcaattatcaaatataaatatcaaataattttcaattttcgtcAAGCTAATGAGGTTTTCAATTCCAAGATAGATGATCAGTTCGTATTAGTTGTTTCATAAGTCAAGGATCTAGGGATAATGTTTTctagtaatttgtattttgctGAACACTTACATACGATATACGACAAAGCTATACGACACTGAGGATCCATCAGGAGAATTCGTTTAgagtttaatgataaaataagtgTCCTAAAGTCTTATATTCCGCGTTAGTAAGATCTCAACTAGAATATGGATCAGTGATttggaatttatattataaaaatttagtaaaaaacattttcaaaaccgtTTTCTTTGTGTTTTATGATAGAAGTTACGTAGATCAGAAGAGTGTATAAATGTCacctattattaatgaatttaaattggaAAATCTAGAGTTGAAAAGAAACTTTTTTGATgtactatgtatttataatatttgtaattttaaaatagattgcTCTGAAGCTTTTAAGTTGATACCGATTAATGCTTCAAAGTATTTCCTCCATCTTGTTCTATACACCGACATATCGTTGTATTTATGGGTAAAAGTTACGACTAAAAAGATTATTAACAACATTTAACGTGTAATGAATCAAAAATAAGCTTGTGCGTTGCTATTGATGAAACTttaccttataataatatattaaactagaGATGTTTTAGTtaggtagttttaaaaataaatgacaagACTAAGAGTGTCGACTTTCCTTTGCCTAgtcgtttattgtttattaatgcctatttattattacgatttgtCTGGATCGtgaatatagatttataaatattatttactttacactttttatattacaccGAAGTCTACGTtgtcttaataaataatgttctttttattctggattttcaattatatattaatatattttcttacctGATAATCGTCGTAGACaagatgttaaattaaatctaaatgaaTACTTCGGTGTTGAAAAGGATGTTAGAACAAAgtcaaaacaataatgattcggatttgaatattaatttataacttaacaaCAAGAGAAAAAAGGTCAATGTTGGTTTTAAGTTAAACAAGACTCTGCTTAATAAGTAAGGCGGTGTACGAGTTGCACTGAACTGGCTGTTGGGTGGAAGCAGACTGATCTGAGAGTCAAAATGGGGGCTCCACTTATAGAATTTACCTTTGATACTTGTTGTTccattagaaattattattgtttattgtcataggtaaaaaatatgttatttaatagattacataggtacaaaatatggtatatatgACATGAACATTTTGTCAAGTAAgtgaataatagtttaatagaataatcagtatttttgtataatagtgAAAACTTCACAGGTaagaatatattgttataaaggtaatattagtgtattagATATAGTAATGACATCTGATTGCAAGtaagtataaatgttataactattaataagtataattttgattgttgTAATGGGGTACAAAGATGTGCTATTGTCAGTCATATATTTTGACATTATGCATAATTTtggatattgtatttaatacagggcttagatatttataataggtgtTTTATGATTAACACAATTGAAATGATgatattcatcataatatgaatatcatTACAACGAGTTaaacaattatcattttttttttataattctgaaATCAAGTTAAggtcaataatttttcattcgtattataatttgtaatttgtgaTTCATTTTgtctattcttaaaaaatgtacgtattttttttgccTTTTTGatgtatctaaataaatatctaagaaACCTAatctatctaaaataaaaatgctggTTAGTTATTTATTCCTGTGTTAATCGATTAAATAACGCAGTgaatcaaaatacaaaaaaaaaaaaaaaatatagtgtatataagaACTGTTTCACTATGAATTACTGTGATCACACAAAATGATGCGTATCATTTGAGGTTAGGCTAATTCAGTTTAAGATTAATGTGTGTCTTTAGCTTGCAATCGTATTAGCTCACTTCCCACACTTAACgcgctataataattattagattcatttgtttgtagaaaaaataaagtttaacatgaacaaaattatttttgaaacttatTACGTAAAGTAATAGGTTTGGACAATAAAGcagtaatttgatttaaataataacaaaatcaacACATCTGTAAAAATTACAGTGAAACCAAAATAttcggaaaaataataataaacggaaagttaaaaaaaaattgtcttgtCTTATTTcggtttttaattgaaaaaaaaattatactcacGCCGTATTAGAAGACTGATGGCGATATCCACGATGATTTAATGTTTAGAGCGACCAATGGCTCAAATTTTAATGTGTTATGCAACAGTCACCACAGAAGAATGTGTAAAATTGGCATTATCACTAACAAAagtaaaactatacaattcaTAACGCacgcaataaatatatatgattttcaggtctacatgtattatatcattgattataaaataataataataataataaaatattagtgtaggtatttataatcaatgattatatatcaatattaaaaaatagcgAGGAAATGGGTATaagtttacttttttattatttataataattatgatacacGGTATGgagaacgaaaaaaaaaaaataactaatacgtCCGAAGACACGCaagaaaaatgcatttaatactTGACTTGcagtatgtttaatatattatttaactatcttttgttaaaatataattgagtgGTTGACTTTTACCTATCaggtagttttattttttataatggttATTAATAGGGCTTGGATTTTAAAGCaagataaataacaaaaaaaaaaaaaaaaaaaaatcacacaattattttaatgaatcgtAACATTGCGaagcaaatacatttttcgtaataaaataaattattacttaatggtTGCGTACAATacgacatattaaaaattgacaatATTGTGGCGATAGTGCGATGCGCAGAGCACAGGAAATATCGGTTTATCCATGATAAAGTAATGTAATaacgcaaaaaataaaataaataaaaaatatagtaagtaaAGAGGAAAATGAAGCCTAaagtaagaatatattaattttaaagagaCAAATACAAGGGACACAAGCCTTGAATAAATGTCGGATCTGAGGAACCTTCTTCCCTACACTTATAAGTGCTGGAGAATAAAGTCACCTAtcagatttaaatattgaaattatttaaaattacgttaTTACCTTCCTCCTGATGGTCGGAGGGCTCTCGAAATCGTGATTCGAGAATATGATCAAATACACTGTAGTGATTAAATGCAGAAAAGCAGATTTACACAAATCAacgcaaataaaataatgctcATGCACCTTACCTTATTCGCTGTTGAACTCGTTAACCTGTAGTTGTCTTGACAAAACTGAAATGGGTTAATCACACGggtccaaataaaaaaataacactgaaGTATTTCGTTGAAGTGAAAATGGTCCAGTTGTCGCTCGCAGTAAGTCTCCGGTGTGATGGGTGTGTATGGTGCTCATGCACTCTTAAGAGATGTTACTGATACTAATGGTGCGCCTGCACTGATGAGAGAGAGGACGACGTGGTCAAGCCTGCCAGTGTCGCAGGCGGTTCCAACAAAGGCCTCCGCGTCCTTAAAGAAATCGGCTTTCTCCACGATGACGGAGAGCCTCATTGGACCATCCCTTGTCTCTGGCGGCACACGAAATAGATCACTCGCTTTGCGCCGTATTGCCGGAATAACGTGTAAGTTCCTACGTGACCAAACAATGTAAATCGTCTCTTTCATCGGTGATCAATAGGgattattggtatttatagACGGCTATCCGTGTGCGACAACTTtaccgttatttatttaatgaaataataaaatatacaataaattatgatgtgtGAGCATATCATTACAGTAATTTGAAGGCTTATCGCTTTTTCTTTCACTGCCAAAAAAGCCGTTCTaaggatataataattatgttatttgttgtcagtagtataataatataatattaattcatgcAGCGCAATCTACCGGCAGCTATTATAACTACAATTTTAGTCATCGAATTTCAATCCATTGCCTATCGGTCTattctataatcaatggtataaATACACGCATGTGTACAATTCTATTTagacgtatatataaaatatagttgacGAAGTGtagttgaatataatttaaatttgttcgtgttataattattgggGACTGTCCACTGGGGAGACGCCGTCCATAAGTTTCCTTTGATGCACCGCCCTTTCAAAATTATCAACTAAATTTTCTACCAGAAATCAatctcaaaatttaaaattgaagcaCCGTTTCTAGTTCTAAAGTTTCACAGAAGTAAagctatttatttgttataagttgaatacatttatataaatcattgttatacataataattacacatagTAGCCGAGACTTTGTGGACCTTTTctataaagaaaatttaaaatattttttaaaagcctTGGCTGCTCGTGAATTTTGGAAACGATACTTAAAGTTTAGACGGAGGTGatgaatgtaaatttaaacttttgtatCTTTTCcccaattgtaataattttgtatgtaaatactGAATTTCActgattagatttttttacttgtataataaatataaactctaccattattgtttttaacgcTTTCTGTTTGCTACACGTGTGCGTCCATACTTTGAAGTATCGAATTTTCTTGCTTTGTCGACATATATTCAATGCATGAGCTACTTACTATGTGAACGGCATTagtaatatatcttataaaagtaccattaaacatattaatttgtgaaattaaatgtttttacgtgaagctgaaaaaaaaatttaattttcacgtagagtgaataattattctttaattgtttaaacaaaaCTTTAGAGTCTacagtttgttttttttttatatttagatatttcgaaaataattataattttgtccaTTGAACTTATCCATTACGTCATGTGATTTCATTGTACTTATAAAACGCTTATATGTACTCGCACATTGTGTTATATAACTAATGGCGATGTACACGATGTTTTAAACGTTTACAACGACCAATGTCGCAGAACTTAATGTGTTATGAAACGGTAAACGACGGCAGTATGTGAAAGATTGAAATGATCACCAGTAacagtaaaatacataatagtcCTAACACATGTAATgaatgcatataattattagttccacatgacgtattatttatacattgaaaaataaagagaAAAAGGGTACaagttaacttttttattatttataataattatgatgtacgtaaaacgaaaaaaattattaatactttcaaAGACACGCAAgaaaattgcatttaatatttgacatGCATtatgtctaatatattattaaacaatatcttGTAAAAGTAATTGACTGTTTGACCTTTACCTATATAGACAAAACTTTAAAGTCTATTGTcgattgttgttgttgttgttgtttttttttttttgatgcattagaaaaatataaatcttgtaaaattattgtaataacgaTTAAGACTACTCACGTGATGAAGTGATCTGATTTTAAGTAACACGGCGTttcgcatatataatatatacatgatatatttatatgcacttATTTCATAGATTAAGTATTGTTCTACGTTTTATTACCTTTGCACTTTGTTGCCCGTACAAAATACACCCGTGCTAAATTCAGTTTCCCTTTGCTTTCATTTAGCGTATAACGCCCTAGCACGTATACCTTGATAATTGCTGTCTATGGTTAGCCAGCCGCTGTGACCTTTCGGTACTTTGTTTTTTATGATACGCTATAGGCGAAAAAGACATTAGTAGATACAGTAAATTCCCGTTACAACGAATGCCAATACAACGAAAAATCCCGTTGTAACGAAACTCATAGAAGTCCCGCGCCAAAAAGAGCAGGGCTTATAAAGAGCGTATTCGAATTTTCGTTACAACAAAATTTCcattacaatgaaaaaaattaggtCTCCTTAAGTTTGTTGTAACGgatttttactgtattattatcgaAAAAACAGGAAAGTATACCACATTGTCTTGCTTATGTTGatagttttgatttatatattatagttgtggATTCATCATTAGAAgtacattaatacaattaacatCAAATTTTTGTTCTCTATTACTAGGGTGAAGTCagaaagttattttttcagttaaaaacCATGTAGATATTTGTAGAAAGCTACAAATTGAATTTGACAACTTTAATTTGCAAACAATACTTGAAAGTTCGTCTTCATTATGTGACCAAGTTGAAAATAAGTACA contains the following coding sequences:
- the LOC113549602 gene encoding odorant receptor 46a-like → MKPTILFCVATDSFYFLFLTYLFILACLTPGLDTALNLIKIGSTVAFIASRLFIYCYLFENINIQRELVNFSIYSCNWTKMDLKFKKLLLFTMRMNDANQMVIKASPKKIINLQLFANIISTSFNMVPVLLKITNSENHKSQET